ATGAGCTTTTGTACGACAGGATCATCCCCAACCTGTTCCGTCAGATGTACGATCTGACCGAATCGAAGGAAGAGCAGGAGATCGAGGTTGAGCTGGTCCGGCCGCCCCCGAAGGGACACTACGAGGTCACGGCACACGAAGACATGGTGGTCCGCATGGACGACATCGACGAGCTGTTGCGCGAGAAGTCCTTCCACCTGGACACCTATTGCTTCGATTCACTGCCAGAAATGCAGGCGTTCAACGGTCTTCTGAACCAGAAGTCGGTCCGCAAGATGTGGTTCACGGGAATGCTCACCCACGGCCAGTCCGACTTCTACGTCCAGTATGTGGACCCCGAATCGCACACGGTGCGCACCTACTATCCCGACTTCCTGATTCAACGCGACAACGACAAGTATGTGATCCTGGAAGTGAAGGCTGCCAATCAGATCGATGCGGCTGTGACCCAAGCCAAGAAGACCTACGCGAGCCAGATGGCCGATGCTTCTGGCATGGAGTATCGGATCGTGGCCGACACACGGATTAAACGCGGGAATTTTGCGCACCTTCTGGACGAGGACGATACCTTGGCTCCCGAACAGGAGGGTCTCCCCGGCTTGATCTTGCCTTTCACGATTCTGGAGCGTTCCAAACGTCGGCCCTGGGAGAACTGTCTGCCCCTGGTACGCGACCTGGCCATCGCGGCCGGGCACTGGGGCGAAGAACGCGCCACGCTCGAATCGGATCCCGAATGGGTGGAAGATTGGATCGAGGTGCCGGAAACTGTCCGCAAGTTGGAGAAGGGCATGTTCGTGGCGCAGATCCACGGTACATCCATGGACAAGATCGCCGACCACGAATCTTGGTGTCTGTTCCAGCCGTGGACCTCAAAGCCTGAACGCGGAATGGACGGTCTGTTCTGGCAGCCCGGCAAATTGGATCCCGAATCTGGCGCGAGCTACACCTTCAAGCGCTTCGAGTCGGAACGAGTGCCTGGTGACGAATACACACGACGCATCCGGCTGGTTCCGCAGTCGACAGATGCGTCACATCAACCGATCGAGCTTGGCGAAGAGGATGACGGAATCCGTCTGCTAGCGCGATTTGTGGCGGTAGTGGGATGAGCGACGTTATTTCGTGGAGTGCCCGATGTCCATGGAACGAATGGAGATAGGATGAAACACCAAGAGTTACTTGACGAATTCCTGAAAACCTGGCCGCCGGAGCGGGTCCGGGGCATGAGCCTGGAGGAGTATTCCAAGGCTGGATCCAAGGAAACCTTTACCTACTGGCTTGAGAGCAGAACAGAGGAACTGGGCAGTATCTGGGGCGGATCAGCGTTTAAATTCGGGATCTACCACCGTCGGGATCAGCGGGAGCAGCAGGATCGGCGAGGACTGCGCTTCGAGGGTGAATACGCCTGGTACGAGAAGCATGGCGATTCGCCTCAGGAGGCCTTCTCAAAAATCCGGTCCCTGATTTCCCAGGTGATCGAGTATGTCGCGGTCGCGAATTTGGCTAGCATCGAAGGAATTGATCTTCCCTTTGTCTTGAAGTGGAAGATTGCATTTCTTTACCAAGGTTTTGTGACTCCCTTGGTCCCCATGTTCTACAAAGAAGAGGCGATCCGATGGAGTGCCTCGGAGCTTGGATTGGAAGGCAAGCAGTCTTTGGCAAACTGCATGGCGCGAATAGCTCAGAGTCGAAAGTCAACGGACGACTGGATTGATTTCAGTATCAGACTCTGGGAAGCTTGGAGCAAGGAAGCTCCACAAGGTTTAGCCGCAGCTGATTCAGGAAGCTGGATGGAAGAACTCCATGAAGGCATGGTCGGTGGGAAACAGGGTGTCTTTTGGTGGAGCAAAAATGTCACAGGCGGGGCACCTGTCTTGGATGCACTGCGGAATCGATTGGAGGAAGAAGGGAATTTTTCCGTGCTACTGTGCCGCGGGAAATACGTTCGTTGGGAGTTGGTTGTCGAGGATTTCGCTACGGCTGAAGATTATCCGGAAAAGGACTGGTCAAAGGCTCATTGGTACAAGCCTTCATTCGACGAATATCGGGACGAGAGTGGTGGAACGAAAAAAGCAAGGCTGGTGTTCTTGGTTAGATCGATCCGTCGCCTTGTCGAGGGAACGCTGGTTTCCGGAGTGCGATGGTGGAAACACTACAAGGCACCGACACAAGACAACCTTCAGCCATTTACCGAATGGGGCGGGGCTGGCGAGGCTGCAGTGATCCCGTACAAAAGGAGTCCTGCTTTGAAGCCGACGAACCAAATTTTGTTCGGCCCTCCAGGTACCGGAAAAACCTACGCGACACGGGATATCGTTGTTCGACTGCTCACTGGCGAGAGCCTCCAAGATCGAAGAGAGGTCGTTGTCAGGTACGAGCAATTGGTGGAATCTGGGCAAGTACGATTCCTCACTTTCCATCCAGCCATGACATATGAAGATTTTGTGGAAGGCCTGCGTCCTGTGCTCGACGGAGATGCAAGCCAGGGTCTTCGTTATGAGATCCGGGATGGAGTGTTTAAGACGATCGCCAACGAGGCTCGTCGCAATTGGGTCGCATGGAAAAGCCATGGCCAAACATGGTCGTTCGATGATCTCTGGGAATCAGTAGTTGAAGAGTTGGAATCGACCGGAGGACCGATCCAAATTCCTACAACGAGAACAAGATTTGAGGTTTACGAGGTCGAAGATCAGGTGATCCGGTTTCGCAAAGCGAACGGTAGCAACCAGCACACAATGAATGTGAGAACCCTTGAAGGAGTGTACGAAGGGACACGCGATGTTCCCGGGGGCCTTTGGACCTACTACAATGGGCTTTCCTCATGGCTCAAGGGCAGAATCTCAGACAAGCCCCTCCAAGCTCCAGAAGAAGTCAAGCAGTATGTTCTGATTGTCGATGAGATCAACCGAGGGAACATTCCTTCGATTTTTGGCGAGCTGATCACTCTCATCGAACCTTCCAAGCGGATGGATCAAGACGAGCCTTTGGAGTTGATCCTGCCAAGCTCCCAAACGAGATTTCAAGTTCCTCCGAACCTCCATCTTCTTGGCACCATGAACACCGCCGATCGTAGTGTGGAGTCCTTGGATATCGCGCTCCGGCGCCGGTTTGATTTCGTGGAAATGTTGCCGGATCCGACGTTGTTAACGGGGCGTGTTGTTGACGGTGCTGATCTGGCGAGGGTTTTAACCGTGATCAATGACCGGTTGCAAGCGCTTTTGGATCGGGATCATACCATAGGGCATGCCTTTTTCATGAGCGTGCAATCGGTAGAGGATCTGAAATCGGTCTTTCGAAACAAGGTCATTCCGCTGCTGCAGGAGTTTTTCTACGGGGAGTGGAACAAAATTCGGATGGTACTTGGCGACACCTTTGTCGAGCAAGGTGAATCCGATGTCTCCTTTGCAGTTGATGGTGAGGATTTCGAGGGAGCGCCCAGGTACCGCATCCGTCCCGAATCAAGTTGGAACTTCAAGGGCATTTACGACAAAACATGATCCTCTACGAGCACGAACGGATCCGCGTTGGGGAAAAATCCGAAGGCGATGGCCTAACCAAGCCGGTATTTGATGCGCTTGCCGCTTGGCAGGAACGTAATCAAGTGCGCTATTTGGAGATCGGACATCGTTCCATCCGTGCAACTCAATGGGTGGGTATCCTGCAAGTTGGCCGCACAGTGCTGGAGATCCTTCCGAAAGCGGATGTCCATCGTGGCCTGGAGACAGGACGGGAAGAATCCTCACATTACTGGAGGCGAGTGCTTCTGGAGATGTTGGCTGCTGCAAAAGGATTTGAGCTTCGCAAAGACCAGCGTGCGGATCAAGAACTTCAGCATCATACGTTGCTGGAGGTCATTTTCTGGCTCTTTGTGAATGAGGCGGAAAAACTTCTCCGCGAAGGATTGGCGAAAACCTACCGACTCGTTGCCCGGAACCGCACCGCTTGGAGAGGTCACTTGCTGGTCGCAAAGGATCTCCACCAGAACTTGGTTCATCGCGAACTAGTCTACACAGAATCGATGGAGTACGATCTTCACAATCATTGGAATCGCATCCTGGTAACAACTCTGGATTTTGTGGCTCATCACGCCACAGATCCACTCTTGCGGGCTCGCTCCAAATCCTCGCTGCTGCCGTTCCAGGACTGGTCTGGAAGTCCCATTAAACCTGAACTTTTCGATCGGTTGCGCTACGATCGGCGTACTGAGCGATACCGTCAGGCCATGGAACTTGCAAAATTGATCCTCCTGCAACAAA
This DNA window, taken from Fibrobacterota bacterium, encodes the following:
- a CDS encoding AAA family ATPase, whose protein sequence is MFYKEEAIRWSASELGLEGKQSLANCMARIAQSRKSTDDWIDFSIRLWEAWSKEAPQGLAAADSGSWMEELHEGMVGGKQGVFWWSKNVTGGAPVLDALRNRLEEEGNFSVLLCRGKYVRWELVVEDFATAEDYPEKDWSKAHWYKPSFDEYRDESGGTKKARLVFLVRSIRRLVEGTLVSGVRWWKHYKAPTQDNLQPFTEWGGAGEAAVIPYKRSPALKPTNQILFGPPGTGKTYATRDIVVRLLTGESLQDRREVVVRYEQLVESGQVRFLTFHPAMTYEDFVEGLRPVLDGDASQGLRYEIRDGVFKTIANEARRNWVAWKSHGQTWSFDDLWESVVEELESTGGPIQIPTTRTRFEVYEVEDQVIRFRKANGSNQHTMNVRTLEGVYEGTRDVPGGLWTYYNGLSSWLKGRISDKPLQAPEEVKQYVLIVDEINRGNIPSIFGELITLIEPSKRMDQDEPLELILPSSQTRFQVPPNLHLLGTMNTADRSVESLDIALRRRFDFVEMLPDPTLLTGRVVDGADLARVLTVINDRLQALLDRDHTIGHAFFMSVQSVEDLKSVFRNKVIPLLQEFFYGEWNKIRMVLGDTFVEQGESDVSFAVDGEDFEGAPRYRIRPESSWNFKGIYDKT